In Bacteroidota bacterium, a single window of DNA contains:
- a CDS encoding metallophosphoesterase, translating to MSIRILIVAVILFLIDLYVFQGVKLLIQSRSVSTQRIVVWTYWTISALAISVLLLGQVIDWHTWPKALRVYTFAMIFVIYLTKIFITVFMLLDDIIRLFRYVFGWLAIKFSSSKEVSETFRISRLDFLVKTGFIVGAIPFFSLIYGMLKGAYNYKIHRTKIAFKDLPEEFEGLKMVQISDLHTGSFNTTEHLARAVELIMEEKPDVIFFTGDLVNDLHTEALPFKEIFQRLKAPHGVFSILGNHDYGDYYKWPDINSKIENLDKLKSFHSEVGWNLLLNEHTYLEKNGAKIGLIGVENYSGKKNFSRYGDMKIATKDYEVQGVNILLSHDPSHWNTEITNDYKFIDLTLSGHTHGMQFGIEIPGFKWSPVQYMYKQWADLYEQEHQKLYVNRGLGFLGYPGRVGILPEISVFNLTKA from the coding sequence ATGTCAATTCGTATTCTAATAGTTGCAGTCATTCTGTTCCTGATCGATCTTTATGTCTTTCAGGGTGTAAAATTATTGATCCAAAGCAGAAGCGTTTCTACGCAACGCATTGTTGTCTGGACTTACTGGACCATTTCTGCTCTTGCTATTTCTGTTCTCTTACTTGGTCAGGTCATAGATTGGCATACATGGCCAAAGGCTTTACGTGTCTATACATTTGCAATGATCTTCGTTATTTATCTGACGAAAATTTTTATCACAGTATTCATGTTGCTCGATGATATCATTCGATTGTTCAGATATGTTTTCGGATGGCTTGCAATAAAATTTTCATCATCAAAAGAAGTGAGTGAAACATTCCGTATCTCACGACTGGATTTTCTTGTGAAGACCGGTTTTATTGTCGGAGCAATTCCATTCTTTTCACTGATATATGGAATGCTGAAAGGCGCTTATAATTACAAGATCCATAGAACAAAAATTGCTTTTAAAGATCTTCCCGAAGAATTTGAAGGATTGAAGATGGTACAGATCTCCGATCTGCATACAGGTAGTTTTAATACGACTGAACATTTAGCCCGCGCTGTTGAACTGATCATGGAAGAAAAGCCGGATGTGATTTTTTTCACAGGAGATCTTGTGAACGATCTTCATACAGAAGCCTTGCCTTTCAAAGAAATTTTTCAACGCTTAAAAGCCCCGCATGGAGTCTTTTCAATTTTAGGAAATCATGATTATGGCGATTACTACAAATGGCCCGACATCAATAGCAAGATAGAAAATCTTGATAAGCTAAAATCATTTCACAGTGAAGTAGGATGGAACCTGCTTTTGAATGAGCATACTTATCTTGAAAAAAATGGCGCTAAGATCGGTTTGATCGGTGTAGAAAATTATTCCGGCAAGAAAAATTTCTCCCGTTACGGTGACATGAAAATTGCCACAAAGGATTATGAGGTTCAGGGTGTCAATATTCTGCTTTCACATGATCCTTCACATTGGAATACTGAGATCACAAATGATTATAAATTCATTGACCTTACACTTTCCGGACATACACATGGAATGCAGTTCGGTATTGAGATTCCGGGTTTCAAATGGAGTCCGGTGCAGTATATGTACAAACAGTGGGCTGATCTTTATGAACAAGAACATCAGAAATTATATGTAAACAGAGGACTGGGATTTCTCGGATATCCGGGCAGAGTTGGTATCTTGCCTGAAATTTCCGTTTTCAATTTAACAAAAGCCTGA
- a CDS encoding RNA methyltransferase, translating into MLSKNRIKEVTALHHKKFRNLENVFIVEGEKIVADLLLSGWKVLTIFATPEYINRNRLSGEINCEVCTEDEMSKITALTTASPVLAVVEMPPTDVEVNMSSGLKLVLDGIKDPGNFGALCRIADWFGIDEIICSNDSVDCFNPKVVQSSMGSLFHLKVVYTELTELFRDNLAQNKLPVYGTLMEGENIFRAELSSSGFIVLGNESNGISLEVEKYITKALTIPIFSNAKNGLPDSLNVAVAAGIVAAQFRKG; encoded by the coding sequence ATGCTCTCTAAGAATCGCATAAAAGAAGTCACTGCTCTTCATCATAAAAAATTCCGTAATTTAGAAAATGTCTTTATCGTTGAAGGCGAAAAAATCGTTGCAGATCTTTTACTCAGCGGATGGAAAGTGCTAACGATCTTTGCTACTCCCGAATACATCAACCGAAATCGTTTATCCGGTGAAATAAATTGTGAAGTTTGTACTGAAGACGAAATGTCTAAGATCACAGCCCTCACAACAGCATCGCCGGTGCTGGCAGTAGTTGAAATGCCACCGACAGATGTTGAAGTAAATATGTCGTCAGGATTAAAATTAGTTCTGGATGGAATAAAAGATCCGGGAAATTTCGGAGCACTTTGCCGGATCGCTGATTGGTTTGGAATTGATGAAATAATTTGTTCAAACGATTCGGTTGATTGCTTTAATCCGAAAGTAGTGCAAAGTTCAATGGGTTCTCTTTTTCATTTGAAAGTTGTCTATACAGAACTGACCGAACTTTTCAGAGATAATCTTGCACAAAATAAATTGCCTGTTTATGGAACACTCATGGAAGGCGAAAATATATTCAGAGCTGAACTTTCCTCTTCAGGATTTATTGTTTTGGGAAATGAATCAAATGGAATTTCTCTGGAAGTTGAAAAGTACATTACTAAAGCACTTACTATTCCTATTTTTTCAAATGCAAAGAATGGTTTGCCGGATTCGTTGAATGTAGCGGTTGCAGCGGGGATAGTAGCAGCGCAATTTCGAAAAGGATAA
- a CDS encoding FAD-binding protein, with protein sequence MHKQLELVLLPEEAADQSKQLQQASQLLNVTQDRIKDIRLLKRSIDARGRTVKIRLMVEIFIDEIPEKKSETASTFNFSRDVSSAKEVFIIGFGPAGMFAALKLIESGVKPVIIERGKEVRQRRRDLALINRKGIVDGDSNYCFGEGGAGTYSDGKLYTRSNKRGDINRILNILVEHGADPEIRIDAHPHIGTNKLPHIVEAIRNTIISAGGEILFETRLEDIILKENKIQSVHLKNLKSDSVFERSCEKLILATGHSARDIYELLERRKIRIDAKPFALGVRIEHPQEIIDKVQYHCDVRSNFLPPASYSLTHQFDKRGVYSFCMCPGGIIAPAATAPEEIVVNGWSPSKRNNPFANSGMVVSIEPKDYERFAASGNLAALRYQQEVEQRAYKSGGGNLKAPAQRLIDFVNGKVSGSLPENSYHPGTTSVDLTNVLPSVVSAALKDAMKAFGKKMKPYFTNEAILVATESRTSSPVRIPRDPETLQHPEITGLFPCGEGAGYAGGIVSAAMDGESCATAAGS encoded by the coding sequence ATGCATAAGCAACTAGAGCTGGTCCTTCTCCCGGAAGAGGCAGCAGATCAAAGCAAACAGTTGCAGCAGGCGTCACAACTTTTGAATGTGACACAAGATCGAATCAAAGACATTCGACTGCTGAAACGATCGATTGATGCCAGAGGACGGACGGTAAAGATCCGTTTGATGGTAGAAATTTTTATCGATGAAATTCCTGAGAAAAAATCAGAAACAGCATCTACTTTTAATTTTTCAAGAGATGTTAGCTCTGCCAAAGAAGTTTTCATTATAGGTTTTGGTCCTGCGGGAATGTTTGCTGCATTAAAGCTCATTGAATCCGGAGTTAAGCCTGTTATCATTGAACGTGGCAAAGAAGTGCGACAACGCAGGCGCGATCTTGCACTCATCAATCGGAAAGGTATAGTTGATGGCGACTCCAATTATTGTTTTGGTGAAGGCGGAGCCGGAACTTACAGCGATGGAAAATTATATACGCGGTCTAATAAGCGTGGTGACATTAACCGAATTCTGAATATACTTGTTGAACATGGCGCAGACCCGGAGATCCGCATTGATGCTCATCCACACATTGGAACGAATAAATTACCACATATTGTAGAAGCAATTCGCAATACCATAATTTCAGCAGGTGGGGAAATTTTGTTTGAAACAAGACTGGAAGATATCATTCTGAAAGAAAATAAAATTCAGTCTGTACATTTAAAAAACCTGAAGAGCGATTCGGTTTTTGAAAGAAGTTGTGAAAAATTAATTTTAGCAACGGGACATTCAGCGAGAGACATATACGAATTACTTGAAAGAAGAAAAATAAGAATTGATGCAAAGCCTTTTGCATTAGGAGTCCGGATAGAACATCCGCAGGAAATAATTGACAAAGTACAGTATCACTGTGATGTGAGGAGTAATTTTTTACCACCGGCCTCCTACTCGCTTACCCATCAGTTTGACAAACGTGGAGTTTATTCTTTCTGCATGTGTCCGGGAGGAATTATTGCACCGGCAGCAACAGCACCTGAAGAAATAGTTGTCAATGGCTGGTCACCATCAAAAAGAAATAATCCGTTTGCAAATTCAGGAATGGTTGTTAGTATAGAACCGAAAGACTACGAACGATTTGCAGCTTCAGGAAATCTTGCTGCCCTTCGTTACCAACAGGAAGTTGAACAACGAGCATACAAATCAGGCGGTGGAAATTTAAAAGCTCCGGCGCAACGATTGATTGATTTTGTGAATGGAAAAGTTTCCGGTAGTCTGCCTGAAAACTCCTATCATCCGGGAACTACTTCTGTTGATCTCACTAACGTTTTACCTTCAGTAGTTTCTGCAGCTTTGAAAGATGCCATGAAAGCCTTTGGTAAAAAAATGAAACCGTATTTTACGAATGAAGCAATTCTTGTTGCAACCGAATCAAGAACGTCATCACCGGTACGCATTCCACGTGATCCGGAAACATTGCAGCATCCGGAGATCACTGGGTTGTTTCCTTGTGGTGAAGGTGCGGGTTATGCCGGTGGTATTGTTTCGGCGGCGATGGATGGTGAAAGTTGTGCGACTGCAGCAGGAAGCTGA
- a CDS encoding PorT family protein, which produces MKYLFALLSILPFYTKAQLHTQPINLPKYDFQKMHFGFALGFNSADFVVKKVRDFNLLDSVYSVESSSSIGLNLTILATLRIGNYFDLRFLPTLSFAQRNLDYTLLYNDSTPLAKTKKVESTYLEFPLELKYKSKRVNNYRAYVIAGFKYGIDMVSQAKVKAEDPDVIKLSRQDYGYEIGFGFDFYMTYFKFSPEIKMYTGMKNLIIPENTIFSSPIEALYSKTFTVSFTFE; this is translated from the coding sequence TTGAAATATCTATTTGCGCTTTTAAGCATTTTGCCTTTTTATACGAAAGCGCAATTGCATACTCAGCCTATTAATTTACCAAAGTATGATTTCCAGAAAATGCATTTTGGTTTTGCACTTGGATTTAATTCAGCAGATTTTGTTGTGAAAAAAGTCAGGGATTTTAATTTGCTTGATTCAGTCTACAGTGTTGAATCCAGTTCGTCGATTGGTCTTAACCTTACGATCCTTGCCACTTTAAGAATCGGAAATTATTTCGATCTGCGGTTCCTTCCTACTCTGTCTTTTGCTCAAAGAAATCTGGACTACACATTGCTCTACAATGACAGTACTCCTCTTGCAAAGACTAAGAAAGTAGAATCGACTTATCTTGAATTTCCACTCGAGCTGAAATACAAATCGAAACGGGTGAACAATTACAGGGCATATGTTATAGCAGGATTCAAATACGGTATTGATATGGTCTCTCAGGCAAAAGTTAAAGCTGAAGATCCTGATGTCATAAAACTTTCAAGACAGGATTATGGATATGAGATCGGATTTGGTTTCGATTTTTATATGACATACTTTAAATTTTCTCCCGAAATTAAAATGTATACAGGCATGAAAAATCTGATCATACCTGAGAATACGATATTCTCCAGTCCGATTGAGGCTTTGTATTCGAAGACGTTTACGGTTTCGTTTACGTTTGAGTAA
- the ubiE gene encoding bifunctional demethylmenaquinone methyltransferase/2-methoxy-6-polyprenyl-1,4-benzoquinol methylase UbiE, with protein sequence MSLEKVTPYKDSTQEKKTQIAKMFNNIAWRYDFLNHFLSFGTDRYWRRKAINYLKESKPKLILDIATGTGDLALEAMKLNPDKIYGIDISVDMLAIGREKIKKRNLTDKIELLEGDSEALIFEDNKFDAVTVSFGVRNFQNLEKGLSEIYRVIKPGGTAMILEFSQPTNKVIRTLYTFYSSKITPKIGKAISKDDAAYAYLHESVNAFPYGDAFTSILRKVGFKDTKFTPVTFGVATIYLAKK encoded by the coding sequence ATGAGTTTAGAAAAAGTCACTCCATATAAAGATTCGACGCAGGAGAAAAAGACGCAGATCGCTAAGATGTTTAACAACATCGCATGGAGATATGATTTTTTGAATCACTTTTTATCGTTTGGAACAGACAGATACTGGCGACGCAAGGCCATCAACTACTTAAAGGAATCAAAACCTAAATTAATACTGGACATTGCAACAGGAACAGGAGATCTGGCACTGGAAGCAATGAAATTGAATCCTGATAAGATCTATGGCATAGATATTTCGGTAGATATGCTGGCAATAGGTCGTGAAAAGATCAAAAAGAGGAATCTGACAGACAAAATTGAGTTGCTGGAAGGAGATTCAGAAGCATTGATCTTCGAAGACAATAAATTCGATGCTGTGACCGTTTCTTTTGGGGTCAGAAATTTTCAGAATCTGGAAAAAGGTCTAAGTGAAATTTACAGGGTAATTAAACCGGGCGGTACTGCCATGATCCTTGAATTTTCGCAACCAACCAATAAGGTAATCCGTACATTATACACATTCTATTCATCCAAAATTACTCCAAAGATAGGCAAAGCGATCTCAAAAGATGATGCAGCTTATGCTTATCTGCATGAATCGGTAAATGCTTTCCCATACGGAGATGCGTTTACATCAATTCTCAGAAAAGTTGGATTTAAGGACACAAAATTTACTCCGGTAACGTTTGGTGTTGCGACCATTTATCTGGCTAAAAAATAA
- a CDS encoding D-glycero-beta-D-manno-heptose-7-phosphate kinase — MKTKSLSEIFSAFEKLNALVIGDVMLDNYLWGKVERISPEAPVPIASIQKKESRLGGAANVAINLKALGATPVLCSVIGNDINGRSFIELVKQIDLSADGIFQSTERITTVKTRIIGNNHQMLRVDEEQEDDLTPSDRKQLLNKITTIVSKRKIDVIIFEDYDKGVIGKSLIESVVKLARQKGIPVAVDPKKKNFNHYKNVTLFKPNLKELREGMKVDLDKNNLADISKAVNKLCNDNKIGTALITLSEKGIFYVDDKGEKLLPAHIRTIADVSGAGDTVISVAALCLALDTDTETMATLANLAGGLVCEKVGVVPIEKQQLFDEAKRLKLK; from the coding sequence GTGAAGACTAAATCCCTCAGTGAAATATTTTCTGCATTCGAAAAACTAAATGCATTGGTTATCGGCGATGTTATGCTCGATAATTATTTATGGGGAAAAGTTGAACGCATCTCTCCTGAAGCACCCGTTCCAATAGCCAGTATTCAGAAAAAAGAAAGTCGTTTAGGTGGTGCTGCAAACGTAGCAATCAATCTGAAGGCGCTTGGTGCTACTCCGGTTCTTTGTTCAGTAATTGGAAACGATATTAACGGAAGGTCATTTATAGAACTGGTAAAACAAATTGATTTGAGTGCAGATGGAATTTTTCAGAGTACTGAAAGGATCACAACAGTTAAAACGCGCATCATTGGAAACAATCATCAGATGTTGCGTGTTGATGAAGAACAGGAAGATGATCTGACACCAAGTGACCGTAAACAGTTATTGAACAAGATCACTACGATCGTTTCGAAAAGAAAGATCGATGTGATCATATTCGAGGATTATGATAAGGGTGTTATCGGCAAATCACTGATTGAATCGGTTGTAAAACTTGCCCGACAGAAAGGAATTCCTGTTGCAGTTGATCCAAAGAAAAAGAATTTCAATCATTACAAGAACGTCACACTCTTCAAACCGAATCTGAAAGAACTTCGTGAAGGAATGAAAGTTGACCTTGATAAAAATAATCTGGCCGATATCAGTAAAGCAGTGAACAAACTTTGCAACGACAATAAAATCGGAACAGCATTGATCACTTTATCTGAAAAGGGGATTTTCTATGTTGACGATAAGGGTGAAAAATTACTTCCGGCGCATATAAGAACAATTGCAGATGTTTCAGGTGCGGGCGATACTGTTATCAGTGTGGCTGCATTATGTCTGGCTTTGGATACCGATACAGAAACGATGGCAACGCTTGCAAATTTAGCCGGCGGATTAGTTTGCGAAAAAGTCGGTGTTGTTCCTATAGAGAAGCAGCAATTGTTTGATGAGGCAAAAAGATTGAAATTGAAATGA
- a CDS encoding pyridoxal phosphate-dependent aminotransferase, translating to MEQQALSHRVLSLSESQTIGMSKLSRELSSKGVDVINLSLGEPDFVTPVHIRTAAKKAIDDGFTFYPPIAGFAELRKAVSEKFKRENNLDYKPDQVIVSTGAKQSIANVVLSIIDEGDEVIIPMPYWVSYIEIVKLAGGKTVSVNTTIKDDFKMTPAQLEAAITPKTKMFIFSSPCNPTGTVYTKDELKALADVLVKHPRIIIMSDEIYEHINFQGGHQSIAQFDFIKDQVVIVNGVSKGYAMTGWRIGYIGAPKYIAEACDKMQGQFTSAASSIAQKAAEAALTESNAPTLEMQAAFLRRRNLVLGLMKDIPGWIINEPKGAFYVFPDISYYFGKKDGESVIQNSTDLCMYLLHKGHVSLVTGEAFGAPNCLRFSYAASDEKLVEAIKRIKIALANLK from the coding sequence ATGGAACAACAAGCCCTATCCCACCGTGTGCTATCATTGTCTGAAAGTCAGACAATTGGCATGTCGAAATTAAGTCGAGAGTTATCATCAAAAGGAGTAGATGTTATCAACCTATCTCTAGGCGAACCTGATTTTGTTACTCCTGTTCACATCCGTACTGCTGCCAAAAAGGCCATCGACGATGGATTTACTTTTTATCCGCCGATCGCAGGTTTTGCAGAATTAAGAAAAGCCGTTTCAGAAAAATTCAAAAGAGAAAACAATCTGGATTATAAACCGGATCAGGTCATCGTTTCAACAGGTGCAAAACAAAGTATTGCAAATGTTGTATTGAGTATAATTGATGAAGGTGATGAAGTAATTATTCCAATGCCGTATTGGGTAAGTTACATTGAGATCGTAAAACTTGCCGGAGGAAAAACTGTTTCGGTAAATACAACGATCAAAGATGATTTCAAAATGACCCCGGCGCAACTGGAAGCTGCAATAACTCCGAAGACAAAGATGTTCATCTTCTCTTCGCCATGCAATCCAACCGGAACTGTTTATACGAAAGACGAATTGAAAGCACTTGCAGATGTTCTTGTAAAACATCCGCGCATCATAATTATGTCTGATGAGATCTATGAGCACATCAATTTTCAAGGTGGACATCAGAGTATTGCGCAATTTGATTTTATAAAAGATCAGGTTGTAATAGTGAATGGTGTTTCAAAAGGATATGCAATGACAGGCTGGCGGATCGGATATATCGGTGCGCCGAAATATATTGCAGAAGCGTGCGATAAAATGCAAGGTCAATTTACATCTGCAGCAAGTTCGATCGCACAAAAAGCTGCTGAAGCAGCGTTGACAGAATCAAATGCTCCTACTCTGGAAATGCAAGCTGCATTTTTACGCAGAAGAAATCTTGTATTGGGATTGATGAAAGATATTCCGGGCTGGATCATCAATGAACCGAAAGGTGCATTCTATGTTTTTCCTGATATCAGTTATTATTTCGGAAAGAAAGATGGCGAATCTGTTATTCAGAATTCAACAGATCTATGCATGTATTTATTGCACAAAGGTCATGTGAGTCTTGTTACGGGTGAAGCCTTTGGTGCTCCAAATTGTCTGCGTTTCTCCTATGCTGCTTCTGATGAAAAATTAGTTGAAGCAATTAAAAGAATTAAGATCGCTCTGGCGAATTTAAAATAA
- the lon gene encoding endopeptidase La, translating into MFSENSNNLTPHHLANIIDDDTEFIPLLSQEDEDQMNKQDIPEVLSILPLRNTVLFPGVVIPITVGRDKSINLIKDAYKGDKIIGVVAQKDQAIEDPSFPDLNQFGTVAQVIKMLRMPDGNTTIIIQGKRRFKLDECVQTEPYIRCKIVPFPEKSANTADKEFMAIVGSLKDLALQIIQHSPNIPSDAGFAIRNIESHSFLINFICSNMNLDVSKKQELLEIADHKERANRVLEYLSKELQMLELKNQIQSKVRTDIDKQQREYFLNQQLRTIQEELGGNSPDREVAELKERAKTKKWSKAVEETFKKESDRLSRMNPAAAEYSVILNYLELLLDLPWNELTNDNFDLKHAQKVLDKDHYGLEKVKARILEYLAVLKLKRDMKSPIMCLYGPPGVGKTSLGKSIAKALGRKYVRMSLGGLRDEAEIRGHRKTYIGAMPGRIIQNLKKAKSSNPIFVLDEIDKLGNDFHGDPSSALLEVLDPEQNNTFYDNYVEIDYDLSNVLFIATANSLSRVQPALLDRMEIIEINGYTIEEKVQIAIKHLVPKQLEAHGLKKEHVKLSPKLIEYMIDRYSRESGVRGLEKKIAALVRGIAKKVAMDEEYNPVLTEDDVIKILGGAIFQADKYQGNDVAGVVTGLAWTSVGGDILFVETSVSKGKGKLTITGNLGEVMKESAVIALAYLKAHSDSLKLDYRIFDQWDVHIHVPEGATPKDGPSAGITMLTSLASAFTQRKVKSQLAMTGEITLRGKVLPVGGIKEKILAAKRAGIKDIILSKDNKKDIDEIKKDYIKDMKFHYVSEMIEVINLALMKEKVKDAREIKYVPELLKN; encoded by the coding sequence ATGTTTTCAGAAAATTCAAATAATTTGACTCCTCATCATTTAGCAAATATCATTGATGATGATACAGAGTTCATCCCTCTTCTTTCTCAGGAAGACGAGGATCAGATGAATAAACAGGATATTCCCGAAGTTTTATCTATTCTCCCACTGAGAAATACAGTATTATTTCCGGGTGTTGTCATTCCAATTACTGTTGGAAGAGATAAATCAATCAACCTGATAAAAGATGCTTACAAAGGTGATAAGATCATCGGTGTTGTAGCACAAAAAGACCAGGCGATTGAAGATCCATCTTTTCCTGATCTGAATCAATTCGGAACTGTTGCGCAGGTAATTAAAATGTTGCGCATGCCAGATGGAAATACAACTATTATCATTCAGGGAAAGCGCCGTTTTAAACTGGATGAATGTGTTCAGACTGAACCATACATCCGTTGTAAGATCGTTCCGTTTCCTGAGAAGTCTGCGAATACAGCCGATAAAGAATTTATGGCAATTGTAGGTTCATTGAAAGATCTTGCATTGCAGATTATTCAGCACTCACCAAATATTCCTTCTGATGCAGGCTTTGCAATCAGAAATATAGAGAGTCATTCATTCCTGATCAATTTCATTTGTTCAAATATGAATCTCGATGTTTCTAAAAAACAGGAATTGCTGGAGATCGCTGATCACAAAGAGAGAGCAAATCGTGTTCTGGAATATCTGAGTAAAGAGCTTCAGATGCTTGAATTGAAAAATCAAATTCAAAGTAAAGTTAGAACTGATATCGATAAACAACAGCGTGAGTATTTTTTAAATCAGCAGTTACGTACCATTCAGGAAGAGCTCGGCGGAAATTCTCCCGACCGTGAAGTTGCAGAATTAAAAGAACGTGCAAAGACAAAGAAGTGGAGTAAAGCAGTAGAAGAAACTTTCAAGAAAGAATCAGATCGTTTGTCAAGAATGAATCCTGCTGCTGCAGAGTATTCAGTAATCCTGAATTACCTTGAACTGTTGCTTGACCTTCCATGGAATGAACTTACCAACGATAATTTTGATCTGAAGCATGCACAGAAAGTGCTGGATAAAGATCATTACGGACTTGAAAAAGTAAAAGCTCGTATCCTTGAATACCTTGCTGTATTGAAATTAAAGCGTGATATGAAATCTCCTATCATGTGTTTGTATGGTCCGCCGGGAGTTGGAAAAACTTCTCTTGGTAAATCGATTGCAAAAGCATTAGGAAGAAAATATGTAAGGATGTCGCTTGGTGGTTTGAGAGATGAAGCGGAGATCCGCGGACATCGTAAAACGTACATTGGTGCTATGCCAGGTCGTATCATTCAGAATCTGAAAAAAGCAAAGTCATCGAATCCAATTTTTGTTCTTGATGAAATTGATAAATTAGGAAATGATTTTCATGGTGATCCATCTTCAGCATTGCTTGAAGTACTCGATCCGGAACAGAACAATACTTTCTACGATAACTATGTTGAGATCGATTATGATCTTTCAAATGTGTTGTTCATTGCCACTGCGAATTCATTAAGTCGTGTGCAACCGGCATTGCTTGACAGAATGGAGATCATAGAAATCAATGGATATACGATTGAAGAAAAAGTTCAGATAGCAATAAAGCATTTGGTTCCAAAACAACTTGAAGCGCATGGTTTGAAAAAAGAGCATGTGAAGCTTTCACCGAAGTTGATCGAATATATGATTGACCGGTATTCGAGAGAATCTGGTGTTCGTGGATTGGAGAAAAAGATCGCTGCATTGGTTCGTGGAATTGCAAAGAAAGTTGCCATGGATGAAGAATATAATCCTGTGCTGACGGAAGACGATGTGATCAAAATATTAGGTGGTGCAATTTTTCAGGCAGATAAATATCAAGGCAACGATGTTGCAGGAGTTGTAACAGGTCTTGCATGGACATCAGTTGGTGGCGATATATTATTTGTTGAAACTTCAGTAAGCAAAGGCAAAGGCAAACTCACGATCACCGGAAATCTCGGTGAGGTCATGAAAGAATCTGCAGTGATCGCTCTTGCATATTTAAAAGCGCATAGTGATTCATTAAAATTAGATTACAGGATCTTCGATCAATGGGATGTACATATTCACGTTCCTGAAGGTGCAACACCGAAAGATGGACCATCAGCCGGAATTACCATGCTGACGTCACTTGCTTCTGCATTCACGCAGAGAAAAGTAAAGAGCCAGTTAGCAATGACAGGAGAAATCACTCTACGCGGAAAAGTATTGCCGGTAGGTGGAATCAAAGAAAAGATCCTCGCAGCTAAACGTGCAGGAATAAAAGACATCATTCTTTCAAAAGACAACAAGAAAGACATCGATGAAATAAAGAAAGATTACATCAAAGACATGAAATTCCATTATGTGAGTGAAATGATCGAAGTGATCAACCTGGCTCTTATGAAAGAGAAAGTCAAAGATGCGCGCGAGATCAAGTATGTTCCGGAGTTATTGAAGAATTGA
- a CDS encoding oxidoreductase, whose product MTPDRRKIAVVAGSTGLVGREVLRILLESSSYEKVYSLVRKPSNYSNPKLEELVIDYDQLPYALAEIKSADEVFCCLGTTMKVAGSKEAFRKVDYEYPLALASWAHQLKVHHFLLVSAMGANTSSGIFYNKTKGEVERDISLLEIPAISIFRPSLLIGDRTENRPGEKIGIAVAKALSFLFVGPLKDYKGIPVTKVAEAMVRAANSQSTGKRVVLSGEMGE is encoded by the coding sequence ATGACTCCAGACAGACGTAAAATAGCAGTAGTAGCAGGCTCTACAGGATTAGTAGGCAGAGAAGTTCTCCGGATACTTCTGGAAAGCAGCAGTTATGAAAAAGTATATTCATTGGTGAGAAAACCCAGTAATTATTCCAACCCCAAATTGGAGGAGTTGGTGATTGATTACGATCAATTGCCCTATGCACTTGCTGAGATCAAATCAGCCGATGAAGTGTTTTGCTGTCTGGGAACGACAATGAAAGTTGCCGGTTCAAAAGAAGCATTCCGGAAAGTTGATTATGAGTATCCACTTGCTTTGGCAAGTTGGGCGCATCAGTTAAAAGTTCATCATTTCCTTTTAGTTTCTGCTATGGGTGCAAATACATCGTCAGGAATTTTTTACAATAAGACAAAAGGCGAAGTAGAAAGAGATATTTCTTTACTGGAAATTCCGGCTATTTCGATTTTCCGGCCATCATTATTAATTGGTGACAGAACAGAAAATCGTCCCGGTGAAAAAATCGGAATCGCTGTAGCTAAAGCACTATCATTTCTTTTCGTTGGCCCATTGAAAGATTACAAAGGTATTCCCGTTACAAAAGTTGCCGAAGCAATGGTGCGCGCGGCAAATTCGCAGAGTACGGGGAAGAGGGTGGTGCTTTCGGGGGAAATGGGAGAATAG